In Cottoperca gobio chromosome 19, fCotGob3.1, whole genome shotgun sequence, the genomic window TGTTGTTTttagcctcccccccccccctctccatctctgcctcctttTCATTTGCTGCTCTTTCATcccgcctgtgtgtgtgtgtgtgtgtgtgtgtgtgtgtgtgtgtgtgcgcgccgcATCCATACCAGGACCCTCTCACTTATTCTCCACATGTCTCCGCAGCTTTCACCGGATTTCATGACATCATTGAGCTGGTACCAGCTCCAACACACGGGGCTGTAGTGTGGTGTGTGACTGCGGCTCCTCGGCGCTTCTTTACGGTAAGTAGTCGTTGAATCGATTTGGTTTGTGGGTGATTTGTAGCGTTTACACATCCGAGTCCTTTTATTCTCTGCGTCGGGCTGAGACAGCGTCGCCGCACGGCAGTGTTGTGATAGAAAGCATTTACTAGAGCACCATCACCATCTTTTTGTGTGTGGTTTTATatgcaaagacacattttggtGTCACATTTTGTGTTAGCATCTTCTCTCCTTGTTCTTGTCTGAAGCTGCCACAGTATGAGAATGTTCTGGAAACAACCCGCCtgcagggcttttattttgaaatgaattaTTAAGGCTCTGCCAGCCTTCACTTTCAAacacataaaaccaaaaaactGGGTATTTGTCCTATAAAAAAAGGCTGATTTAAAGTTAAAAGACAGGctccgtgtctgtgtgtgtgtgtgtgtgtgtgtgtgtgtgtgtgtgacgtgctTCCCATACTGATGCAGAGGAGTACAGGCAGCCACAGTGCCCTGGTTTCACAGGGAGGTGCTTTTGGCCTTTTGTCTGTCTTTACAAAGCTCCTCCAGTTCTCTTCCGGCTCTGCAGACTCTTTAAAAAAGAAGTCCATTTGCTGGCCTACGCTGGCCTCTAATAAGATCTCCCATGACACAAGTTGCTGAATTATTTAAGTGTCATATTTATGCAGTTATAGTGTCTCCCCTGTGCCACCATGAtggcaaatgtgtgtgttcatcattACCACATCCAACATGATACCATAAGGATAAAAGCCCCACTCATTATCAGCCATCTGCAGAATCTGTCTGCTAATTTAGTTTATAAACTGGAAAGACTAATGCTGATGCAGGTGACCTTTGAACTATTTGGACAGAAGCCAACCTGAACCTCAGTAATTGAGACGTCCACAACCAAGGCATTCAAAATGCAAACCTTAAACCAAGACTTCACCCTAAAATGTCATGAGTTACGTTATGGGGACTTGCATTTTGTCCCCAAAAGAAAAGCGAGTCCCCACAATGtatgtaaacagacacacacacactcagagacaaGTAAAGGATTGTTGCTGTCGATTTAACTTATCTCTGCAGACATGTTTGTGCAACTTAAACTCCAGTCTGCATTGATGATATGAAGTGTGTAGCCTATATATGAACTTGTTAAACTCCGCCTCCAACCTGCGACCCCGCCGTCCATCAGAAAAAACAGCTACCATCAAACAAACTGCTATATTTAGACTGACAGTGAGAGAAGCAGAGTGTGATGTTGAATGGATCCTGTGGGAttcactctgacacacactgaattcATCAGTCTTTGGCAAACATTCAGCCTGCAGATGTGACTTCAATACTAACATTCACGGGAGAGGTGGCGGCTCATAAACCCCAATAACATACCCGCTTACGTCAGGTTTCAGTGTTAACTTCTGCAGAACAATGCCCTGAAGCCTTTTGTGTCTTAAGTGAGTGACGGGCCAGCTAATGATGCACACATCACAGCTCCCATTTACAACGTGATAATTGGGTTTGTGTCACGATGACGGAGCTCAATCGTCCAAAAATTGcagcttgttgtttttaatactcACTGCAAACAGCGATCCTGTAATGGATGTCAGTCTTTTGCAAGTGGggattttaatataataaagtgtGATGAGCCGAGCCGAGGCCCTCCGGGGCAGGATTGTTATTTACATCATCTTGGGACCTTTACAAAGGAAGCAAGTTCACAGTCTGGATCTGGGAAATCTAATTGCTTTGTTAAAACCTCATTTTTCTCACGGCAGCttccagctgttttttttatttatttctacaacCTAAGAAACATTCACTCTGAAACACTTCTACACCGGTGGAAATCAGATATGTGTTACTGCCAGAGCCAATGTCTGTGTCTATTTGTGATGAATTGTtcttaaagtataaaatacagCTATAATGGAGTCTGTCTGGAAACCTTTAACcctttttcctcatttttaaaaagttgctCTGCATCAAAGGACTGccataaaattatattttaatattattttccacttcaaactttaaaacaacTTCAATCCTGAtcataaatactaaatattcaatcattttcagaattttaacCCTTAAGATACCggttaaatgttatgtttttatgaaaaaagacacaaaaatgtaaatactttttCTATACTATATTCTACTACTACACAGTTTATTATACACTTATTATAGGAACTGAGGTTACACTTGCACTTACACACCCGTGCCAAAATATGCATTAAACAGACACAAATCCATTGTTTCGGACGCATTGAGGAAGTGCCTCAAAGGACCAAAATGTGAAACGGTCAGAGGACTATATATAGGcaataatatctttaaatgtgtaatcGTACCATTATATTATCTGTTCATTATAAGTGTGCTACTTCAGCTTTCAATAATCCAATAGGATTGTTAATGGTTTATTTATCTTAAGAAGTAGGAGATTTGTCTGAACTCCTAAAGGAGCATTAATCCTTCTGTTTATCTGAAATGTTCAAAATCaccatattttgatattttagtggaacgccatctATAAATTGACCGTGTTGGAAAGATGTTGATATCCAAACCTCATAGTATTCACTAAACCTTCAGCTGCAGCAACAGTGTGGTAGCTTTAAGGATCCATGACTCATGTTCCAGTATATTAATGTACTTATCTCTTTGAGTTACTGCAGGCTAGTGTGTAATAATAAGTCCGGACAGGCACTAATAAATCACTGTTtttagtagtagaagtagtaattTATTTAGGTCCCCATTGACTCTTTTCCATACAGTTAGGAAGCAAATTATTTTGTGCTTTGTCCATCATCTGTGCAGCCTTAGGTTTAAAGCAGGCACGTTAATAAATAATGCCTTATTGGTTTTTAATAATCTCTTCTGTGGCAaaaaaatcagaatcagaatttggtttattgctaCTAGGTTTTCatatacaaggaatttgctttggtgtattggtgcatacacaaacacagtaagagtcattaaaatggaaatattagaGAAAgtattgcaaaaaataaatatagaaaatattataaaatcaaaaatgtgtgaatgaaacataaatatacaaacaattataataatataatatgacattaaagtgttacatttgtaaaatatgtacagtatatctgaattaaattGATTAATGTTGGTTTTGTATGTATTTCACCCCTAGGTCATGTATGATAAGAGAACAATACACTCTTTAGTTTTacataatattgtatttaaaaaaaacatttattagagGTTTCCAACATAATTCATCAACTTCACTgcagtttttgcatttctttgtcttGGTCAACCTCTGATGATGAATCTTTGCTCCTTCTTTGCAGGGTATTGTTGCACCACTCCTCCGCCCATAAGAAAGTCTcccaccctcacacacactcttgccATGCAGGAGGTGTaaccctccttcctcttccttgtGCACCATCGgaggagacagaaaacagaaagataaataaatccaGTATCCAATCAAGATGTCCGACCCTGGTGCCTCCTCGCCGACAGACCACCCGCTGCCACTCACCTCCCCCCGAACCCCCCTGCAGTTCTCCTTCCCCTTCATGAGGGAGGGCAGTCGGGtttgggagagggagaggaaaccGCCGCAGCCGAGAGAGCTGCCCAGCCCACTGCCCACCAAACGCACCCGCACATACTCAGCGTGAGTACAAGCAGCCTGCTCTCCTGAAAGTTACGATACCAGACAACGAAACTGCATCGTTAGTTtaagggaaacatattttctctcagattgcgtttgtttttgacgtatcacaaataTTTTCCTAAGAAATATTCACTCAGGAGACCACTCgtgtgaaaagaaaagtcaacattgacttatttTCACTTACGTATAAAAGTTAAGTACGTTGTGATGTAAGTTAAGTACGTTATATATGTGACGTAAGTTAAGTACGTTACATATATGATGTGAGTTAAATACGTTACATATATGACGTAAGTTAAGTACGTTATATATGTGACGTAAGTTAAATACGTTACATATATGACGTAAGTTAAATACGTTACATATATGTGACGTAAGTTAAGTACGTACATATGTGACGTAAGTTAAGTACGTACATATGTGACGTAAGTTAAGTTAATACGTTACATATGTGACGTAAATTCAGTACGctacatatataatgtaagtTAAGTATGTACATAAGTGACATAAGTTAAGTATGTTATATTTTAACTaaaattaaagttatttaatttaaagtaaatTAAGCTATgcaacaaacatacttattttaacccaaaacaTGATCTTTCATTAAACCTAACtaaatagttttgtttcaatttacaacaaccttaaaaacaatgatttaaaaaaggtaattaTTCATCATGTCttattgtctctctttctctgcaggaCAGTGCGAGCCAAGTCAGGTCCAGTGTTCAAAGGGATGTGTAAAAACTTCTCCAGGTCTCAGGGTCATGGATTCATCAAACCCTCTCACGGAGGAGAGGACATCTTCGTCCACATCTCTGAGTGAGTCAAATAtttaagttttagtttttttatgaCACTAAATGGTTTTGTGGAAGTTGTGTAGGTCTATATGGAGAATGCAATAATTTCACTCATAGAGCAGTGTATTTAACATATGACATTTGTTCCACCACTTGATGCGTGATTTACCATGTaatcaagttgcattatggggaGTGTAGAATCCAGTGTTTTCTGGAGCTCCCATGAAAGAATTAACACTTGTGTGTTTCCTGCACAGCATTGATGGAGAGTATGTGCCTATGGAGGGGGACGAAGTCACGTACAAGGTGTGCCCCATCCCTCCCAAGAACCAGAAGATCCAGGCGGTGGAGGTGGTGCTGACCCAACTGAACCCAGTCACCAAGCACGAGACCTGGTCAGGTCAGATCATCAGCTCCTAGACCAGCGCTCCAGGCTGCAAGGCTGCAAAGGAAACAGGGGAATATGGAGTTAGTGttagcttttatgtttttttgaagAGGGAATCGGAACGTGCCGCGGAGTTCTGCCTGAAGTGTCTCGGTTATTGAATGGTGTTGGTTTGAGTTTGAGGTCAGGGCTggaaatgaagctttgaatgtatatgtttgaatgttttcctTTGACGGTCATCATTAGGGTTTAAAAGTTAAGGCATCAGGGTTTTTACTTTGACCTAAGGATTATATTTTAGTAAATCAGTGGTTGTAGAGAAGCGACGTCT contains:
- the csdc2a gene encoding cold shock domain-containing protein C2a, producing the protein MSDPGASSPTDHPLPLTSPRTPLQFSFPFMREGSRVWERERKPPQPRELPSPLPTKRTRTYSATVRAKSGPVFKGMCKNFSRSQGHGFIKPSHGGEDIFVHISDIDGEYVPMEGDEVTYKVCPIPPKNQKIQAVEVVLTQLNPVTKHETWSGQIISS